The following is a genomic window from Candidatus Margulisiibacteriota bacterium.
TCCTTAATCCTTCCATGTTCGGCAGTCTGAATGATTTTAATGATCTCTATGCTGTACCGATACAGAAAGATAATAATAAGGATGTTATGCATGAGCTGAAGCGAAAAATCTATCCGTTTATTATGAGAAGATTAAAAAAAGAAGTGGCTACAGAATTGCCGGAAAAAATTGAACAGATACTGTATGTCGAGATGTCTGAGCAGCAGAAGAAATTGTATGCAGAAAGGCTTAGCTATTTTACTCAGAGTATCAATGCTCAGATAGTAAAAAACGGAGTCAACAGGTCCCAGTTTTTTATTCTGCAAGCGTTGACTGAGTTGCGCCGTATCGCATCAACACCAGAAGCTTTTAGCGATGGCAGGATAGTTTCTCCCAAGCGGGATCTGCTGGTTGAGAATATTCTCGATGCAGCGTTAAACGGACACAAGGTCCTTGTATTTGCAGGGTTTATTAATGCGCTTGAAAACATTGCCGATGATCTTGATCGTCATTCTATTTCTTATGTTTTCATGACAGGAGAAACTAAAAATCGCAGAGAACTTGTTGATAGGTTCCAGAATGACCAGGAAACAAAAGTATTTTTGATGACGTTAAAAACCGGAGGTGTCGGCATAAATCTTACAGCAGCCGATCATGTTTTTATCTATGATCCCTGGTGGAATAATTCTGCTGAAAACCAGGCAATAGATCGTACTCACCGTATCGGGCAAGATAAAACGGTTTTCAGCTATAAGCTTATCACCAGAGGCACGATAGAAGAAAAAATACTGATACTTCAAGAAAAGAAAAACGAGATATTCCAGCAATTGATTTCATCTGATGCCGGTTCTCTTAAGTCGCTCTCGCAGGAAGATATCGATTTTATTTTCACCAGGGAGAGCTAGTTTATGCAAAAAAAAAACACTAAAGATGTCGAAACTTTAGCATACGAATTATTTAACGCCTACAGTTATTTTACGTTGAAAAAGATCTATAATCATTATCTTTTACCTATAATAGAAAAAGAAGCAGCTACACAGCCATGGTTAATTAAGAACATCCATGGTTTGCATGACGCATTATCCAGTCAGACACAGTCTAATGCAGTAGGGCTTGCAAGGAACTGGGCTGTTTTCTTTACGGAACAAGTCCTCGTTGATAAATTCATTAAAGCTTTACCCGAAAATGCTTCCAGGCTTCTTAATCTTTATCTGTGGTACCCCTCTCTCTATATGAGTATTGGGCTCGCTGATAAAATTGTTGGATCGGATATTTTTAAATCAAACTATGACAAAAATCTTAAGGATGAGTTCGCTTTATTTATTATTGATTCAAGCTACTCATATAAGGGGAGTTATCGAACTGATTTTTATATTAATATACCGGGAGAACTAAGGACGGCATTAAAAAAATCATCTTCCAGACCAGCTGATTATGAATTGCATTTCGAAGAGGGACATGCGCAGACGAGTTATGAGTTTGCTGATCAGAACGAAATAGTAGTTATGTTGCAGCAGCTTCAAAAATTTATTGAACTTGGGCAATTGCAGTATACAGCACAGAAGATTATTTCACAAAAAAGTTTGAATGCCGCATCTAAGGCTTTCGGGTTAAAGGAATTTTTTTCTTCGGAGAGCGGTATAAAAGGGTCTACTACGTTTTTACGCATGGCGTGGCTATTAAATATCCTTCAGTTATTTGAGCCTAGTCATGACTATCAGAATACAGATCCGCTTCAAGTAATAAAAAAGATTTTTGAGAATTACACTAGACTGCTGTTTCCGGCTATGCTCCTTCCTCATATGAATGGGTTAGGAAATAATCAATACTTGGTATTACAGGAGGGTGTGCCTTTAAATGAGTCAATTGTCGCTCTATTAAAGACGTTTACCCCAGGGGCCTGGGTTAACATCGAACATATTATCCGTATTATTTCATACCGCAACTATGATACTGCTTCCGGCCAGTATCGGTTTTATGAATCGCTCACAAGCATCCCTCTTACCCATGATAAGTTCCATTATAATCAGAAGTCTCAAGACATTAATCGTTTTGAGTTCTTGTTTGTAGTAACTATCCCTATGATCAAGGCCCATTTTTTTGCGTTGGCATCTTTGGGATTGATTGATATAGCCTATGATAATTCTCCGGATACTATAACGCTCGAATGCGGCAGAGTTGTTAACCTTCAAAAATCCAACCCTTACCTTGGGCTTCGGTATATCAGGTTAAATCAAATTGGAGCTTATGCTCTCGGGCTGGAGAAATCGATTGATATCAATTTTTCGACGGAAGACAGTGTTTTTGTGCTTGATCACCATGTATTGCATTTATCTATCATTGGAGGAAACAGTAAGATTAAAAACCTGATAGCGGCTAAATATGGCTTTCTTTTAAGTGAAAATAAATATAAAGTAAATCGTATTTCATTTCTTCGCGATTGTTCCAATGAAAACGATGTAGCTGATAAGATCAAAGCATTTAAAAACGAGATGGAACAGACTTTGCCGGTTATCTGGCAGGATTTTCTCTCGGAAATTTCACAAAAATCATCACCCGTGATAATTGATCGGGAGCATGTTGTTTTTAAGATCGGCAAGGATCCTGAATTGGTTCGACTGATTGCTACTGATCCTGAATTGAGTAGTCGCATTCTTAAGGCGGAAGGATATCATATATTGATCGCCAGATCAGATTTAGCAAATGTAAAAACGCGTCTGCGTAACTTTGGTTACATGCTTCAGGATGAATCGCATAGATTATGAACGGATAGAAAGTTAGAAACTTTTCGTACTTTTGTACGATATTATATTAGGTAAGATGTAATTTTAGATCTTAGCTATAGGGATTAATCCTAGCTGCGTAAGTTTATTTATACGTATTTGTGCGGGGAGGCTCTTAAATAACATGAACAAGAAACTATTAGCTAGTGATGAAAAAATTTTAAAAGAACGATTATTTGGGATTACTGGTTATAACAAATCCAGTATAAGAAGGGATTCCACTATAGGAAACTTCGTTGATCCTCTGCTTATTGATCATGGTAATACTAGCTGTGCTGAATTATTTATCAGAATTGCTAAGCCGAAGCAGAACGATTTCATTCTTGATGTCGGAGCAAGAGAGAATAAATTTATTGATATTTTACAAGATCAGAAATATAAAAATTCTTATGGTATTGATACAAATTCAAAAATTACAAAAAGTCGATATGGGGTGCAAATGAATGTCATGGATATGCCGGAGAATAATCAGTTTAATATTGTTTGTTTTTCTGGATTGCTTGATTATTTCGAAGGCGGATGGTTTGATAACGGATATGCTACATCATTAGAATCATTAGCAAATAAATTAGACAATTTATTAGTGGCATCCGGGAATATAGTTTTTGGATCTTTAGAATCAGGAAGAGATGAATTCCTGGATATATTTAATAAAAAAGGTTATACAATAACTAAAACTTCAGCTTTGATACTTCTACAAAAACCTTAAGTAGTATATTTGGGCCTACCGTATAAGCAGCTATAGAAAATTGTTAATAGCTTATCTGTGTATCCCTTAGTATATCTTTTCGGGGGGATGGGCAAAAATACCCAGGTTGTGAACTGATTCTTCCTTATCACTAAAATATATTCTCATTTAAAACTCAAACGAATTATATTGGTTTAATTATGATATACTTTTAATGTAGATCAATTGAATTATGGAGCACTACCTTGAATAACGAATATCAACGTGAATATCTTGTTAATGTCGGTGAACGTCCCTGGGGAACGTATTATGTTTTAGCAAATGAAGTAGACCACAAAGTAAAACGTATTGTTGTTTACCCGCATAAGCGATTAAGTCTTCAGAGGCATAAATTAAGGGAAGAACATTGGTTTATCTTGAAAGGCGAAGCATTAGTTGCTATTGATAAAAAACAATCGGTGCTTAATCCTAAAGAGTTC
Proteins encoded in this region:
- a CDS encoding mannose-6-phosphate isomerase, whose protein sequence is MNNEYQREYLVNVGERPWGTYYVLANEVDHKVKRIVVYPHKRLSLQRHKLREEHWFILKGEALVAIDKKQSVLNPKEFIDIPRGTIHRITNNTDEDLVFIEVQTGDYFGEDDIERLEDDYHRIEQ